GCCGCCGTACGTGTTCAGCGCGCCCGACGCGGTCTCGACTTCCACCGGCGGCTGGTAGTTCGCCCAGGTGGTGCCGTTCCAGCGCTGCAGGACACCGTTCGTCTCGCGGAACTGTCCGATGTAACTCCCCGTGGACAGCATGTTGTTGGGGGCGATGCCGCCGATCTCCCGGGGGTAGGCGACCCAGCTGGTGCCGTCCCAGCGCTGGAGGAAGTGCGAGTTGTCGTTGTCCTGGTACTGCCCCGGGTAGGCGCCCGGCACGGCCGCGTTGTTGTAGACGGGCAGGATGCCGCCGACGGAGGCGATCGTGGTGCGCAGGTCGGTCAGGATGCCGTCGGCCCAGCCGACGCCGCCGGTTCCCGCGGAGGCCCCGGCCTTCACCCTGACGGAGAACAGCGTGAGGGAGACCGGGGGCGGGGTGGGGGCCACCGGGACGGCCGCCGGTTCGCCGCGGACGATCTCGATGGCCGCCTCGTACTTCCCGAGGGCGTCGATGTCGTTGTCGTAGACGCGCAGCACGACGAGGTCGATGCGCGGGTTGAGCGGGTCGCCGTCGCCGAAGGTGATGGTGATGTCCTCGTCGAGGGCGACCGGGTAGGAGCCGTCGGTCGTACCGCCCTGGACGACGGCCCTGCCGTGGTAGACGGTGGCGGTCATCGGGCCGTTGCCGCTCATCCACAGGCCGCCGACGCGGTACTTGCCGTCGTACGTGCCGGGCAGGATGCCGGACCGGGAGGCGAACGGGTTGACGGGGGTGGTGGCGCCGATGCTGGTGATGCGGGTGTTCTGGCGGGTCTGACCGGTGGGCAGCAGCCAGCCGGAGCGTACGGGCATGGGTTCTCCTGGGAATCAGGGCGGCAGGACGGCGGTCCTGGTGGCTCAGTACTGCGGGGTGACCTGGATGAAGGAGTTGTCGAACCAGGCCCGCAGGGTCACGTGGGAGGTGCGGTAGTAGGCGGTGAGGGTGTACGAGGCGCCCGGCGTGAGGTTGCTGAGGCGCTGGATGGTCGCCGCGGACACGCCGTCCGACGGCAGGGCGGGCTTGCCGACCTTCGCGGCCAGCTCGTCCTCCACCTCGCGGACGAGGGTGGCGCCCTGTGTGATGCGCAGGCACATGAAGGCCGTGCCCGGGATGTTCGTCGTCTGGCCGGTGTCGAGGATGGTCTCCATCCGCGAGCCGAAGTTGACCAGCACGTTCTTGGACGGCGGTGCCGTGAACGTCAGCGCCAGCGGGTTCGTGGTGCGCTCGACCAGCGTCGTGACGAAGGTCGTCGAGGTCGTGTAGCCGGCGTCGAGCGAGTCGTTGAAGTACGGCCCCGGGAACGCCGGTGCCCACGCCGAGCCGCTCCAGCGCTGGAGGGAACCGCCGGTGGAGTCGCGGTACTGGCCGGTGTAGCCGCCCTGCGCCATGGAGACGGAGCCGGGGACGACGCCGCCGACCCCAGCCGGGTACGACACCCACTTGCCGCCGTCCCAGCGCTGGAACTCGCCGCCCGGGGTGTCCTGGTACTGGCCCGGGTACGTGCCCCGCTGCGTCGGGCCCTCGACCGGGAGGATGCCGCCGAGGGAGACGACCGGGGTGCGCAGGTCCTTGAGGGCGGTGTTCCACGGGATGCCGCCGTTGCCCGCGCTGGCGCCGGCCGGGACGGTCACCTCCCACAGGGGCAGGCTGAGCGACGGGGCGGCCGGGGCCTGCGGGGTCTGGCCGGGGACGCCCTGGATGACCTCGATCTTCGCCTCGTTGCGGTTCGACGAGTCGTACAGGTTGTCGTAGATCCTGGCGACGACCAGGTCGACGCGGTTGTACTGGGCATCGCCCGCCGCGAAGGTGACCACCTGGGAGGCCGGGAGGGTGACCGGGTAGGCGCCCCGGGAGATCGAGCCCTGGATGACGGCGCGGCCCTCGTGGACGGTCGCCGTCATGGCCGCGGCCTTCTCCATCCACAGACCGGAGAGGCGGTACTGCCCGTCGTACGAGCCGGGCAGGATGCCGGAGCGGACCTGGACGGTGTTGAGCGGCGTGGTCGCGCCGGTCTGGGTCAGACGGGTGTCCTCGCGGGTCTGGCCGGTCTCGGCGGCCCAGCTGCTGCGCAGGTTCATGGGTTCTCCAATGAGGGAGGTGCGGGAGGGGGGAGGGTCAGGACTTGAGCCACTCGGCGGTGAGGGTGCAGGCGTAGCCCGAGCCGCCGAGGGTCTTGATCGCCGCGGAGTGGCTCTGGAAGCCGGCCAGCTGGAGCGTGGTGCCGGCTTCGAGCCGGATCAGGCCCTGGCCGCCGACGCTGATGGCGCCGTTGCCCGCGGGGGTGAGCCAGGTCATCCGGGACTGTCCGACGCCGCCCGCCATGACGCGGGCGCCGCGCATGCCGGTCTGGCCGTCGTTGGCCCAGGTGGCCTGCCCGGAGACCCGCCACCAGCCGGAGCGCGGCACGACGTAGGTGTTGTTGCCGGCCCAGCCGCCGCCGTCGTCGACTTCGACGGTCGGCAGGTTGAGCACGGTCCACGTGCCGGGATCGACGCTCTGCATCTGGGCGGTCGTCCACTGGGTGGCGGCGAAGAGGATCTTCGTCCGGCCCTCGACGTACTGCCAGGCCGAGCCGTCCCAGCGTTCGAGGATCCCGGCGTTGTCCCGGTACTGCCCGGCGTAACTGCCGACGGACAGCAGGCTGCCGGGGGCGATGCCGCCGAGCGGCTTGGGGTACGAGACCCAGGTCGCGCCGTCCCAGCGCTGGAGCATCCCGGCCGCGTCGCGGTACTGGCCGACGTACGCGCCCTTGAAACCGCTCGTGGGGAGGATGCCGCCGAGCGCCACCACCGGCCAGTGCTGGGTGGTGACGCCGGAGCCGGTCCAGGTGATGCCGCCGGTGCCGGCGGAGGTGCCCTTCGGGACCCTGACGGTGTAGAGGGGCATCGTGCTGCCGGGGCCGCTCGCCGGGGCCACCGGCACGGTTGCCGGCACGCCCTTCACGAGGCGGATGACGGCGTCGGTGGTGCCGGTCTTGTCGTAGGCGTCGTCGATGACGGCCAGTTCGATCAGGTCGATCCGGTCGTACTGCGGGTCGCCGTCGGCGAGGGTGATCGTCTCCGGGGACACGGCGCTGACCAGGTAGGCGCCCTGGCGGGTGTCCTTGCCCTGGATGATCGCGCGCCCGGTGCCGATCGCGCACTGCATGGCGCCGGCCCCGGTGAGGACGAAGCCGCCCGGCAGGATGCCGGGCCGGGAGCGCAGCGGGGTCTCGTCGGGGCTCTGTCCGCTGGGGGTGAGCAGGGCGGCCAGCGTGAGGCGGGTGTCCTCACGGGTCTGGCCGGTGGGCAGGAGCCAGGCGGCTCGTACGGTCATGGTTCACCTCTTTCAGGAGGGGCGGGGGAGGCTGCCGGTCACCACTCGGCGCTGCGCCAGCGGACTGTCATCAGGGCTCCCAGGCCGGATCCGTCGGGCCGGAAGGACAGCTCGGTGCGGCCCGGTTCGAGGAGGAACAGCTCCTCGGGGCTGGAGTCGGCCATCGCGGTGTGGCGGCGGGACGCGGTGCTGTTGAGCATCACCGTCCCGTTGGCGGTGTCGACGGTGAGCTCGTCGCCGGCGGCCAGGTCGATCGCGTACCGCAGGCGGCGCATGCTGACCCGCTCGGTGACGGTCGGCATGGAGCACGGCCCGCGGAAGGTGATCACCGGGTGGGTGGCTGCCGAGCCGGTGTTCTCGGCGACGGTGTCGCCGGTGGACGTGGCCCGGCCCCAGTCGAGCGGCCACGTCAGGGGCCAGACCAGCCCGGGCTCGGGCTGCGGGGCGGTGGTGGTGGCGGTCTGCTCGTTGACGACGTACCGGCGGGGGTCGGCGGCCAGCCACTGGACGGACATGCGGGAGCTGCCCTGGGTGGCGAAGCCCTGGTCGGCGGGGACGACGCGCTGGGCGATCCGGGCCCGTACGGCGAG
Above is a genomic segment from Streptomyces sp. NBC_00094 containing:
- a CDS encoding phage tail protein; translated protein: MAETTTTYAGNTFIADLAPGSLITQDGQIQWAGLLIGPGTPFAIDKSGLSGWEDLPEYDSSDADRPTSHGAWPGSRFAKPRKVGGTIVLMPEWNQASEAIRALRQALALLDEERWLTVRLHGELLAVRARIAQRVVPADQGFATQGSSRMSVQWLAADPRRYVVNEQTATTTAPQPEPGLVWPLTWPLDWGRATSTGDTVAENTGSAATHPVITFRGPCSMPTVTERVSMRRLRYAIDLAAGDELTVDTANGTVMLNSTASRRHTAMADSSPEELFLLEPGRTELSFRPDGSGLGALMTVRWRSAEW